A genome region from Sphaeramia orbicularis chromosome 19, fSphaOr1.1, whole genome shotgun sequence includes the following:
- the six3b gene encoding homeobox protein SIX3b has translation MVFRSPLDFFSASRLLLPHIPDGPPLLARSRSPEEPPAACPPLALPGLCFSAAQIASVCETLEETGDIERLARFLWSLPVTADGRDSISEHESVQRARAVVAFHTGSFRELYHILETHRFTRASHGKLQAMWLEAHYREAEKLRGRPLGPVDKYRVRKKFPLPRTIWDGEQKTHCFKERTRGLLREWYLQDPYPNPGKKRELAHATGLTPTQVGNWFKNRRQRDRAAAAKNRSQHHRLCADSARGLLGGECSPGGSAGRADEETHLSVTDSDSDLDV, from the exons ATGGTGTTCAGGTCTCCGCTGGACTTCTTCTCCGCCTCCCGTCTCCTCCTGCCCCACATCCCGGATGGTCCCCCTCTCCTGGCCCGGTCCCGGTCCCCAGAGGAGCCTCCCGCCGCCTGTCCTCCGCTCGCGCTCCCCGGTCTGTGCTTCTCCGCGGCGCAGATCGCGAGCGTGTGCGAGACTCTGGAGGAGACCGGGGACATCGAGCGGCTGGCCCGGTTCCTCTGGTCCCTGCCGGTGACCGCGGACGGCCGGGACTCCATCTCCGAGCACGAGTCGGTGCAGCGGGCTCGCGCAGTGGTGGCGTTCCACACCGGGAGTTTCCGTGAACTGTACCACATCCTGGAGACGCACCGGTTCACGCGCGCTTCCCACGGTAAACTGCAGGCCATGTGGCTGGAGGCTCACTACCGGGAGGCGGAGAAGCTCCGCGGGCGTCCTCTGGGCCCCGTGGACAAGTACCGCGTGAGGAAGAAGTTCCCGTTACCGAGGACCATCTGGGACGGAGAGCAGAAGACGCACTGCTTCAAAGAGCGCACGCGGGGGCTGCTCAGAGAGTGGTACCTGCAGGACCCGTACCCCAACCCCGGCAAGAAACGGGAACTGGCCCACGCCACCGGACTCACACCCACTCAGGTTGGAAACTGGTTCAAAAACCGGAGACAGAGAGACCGGGCGGCGGCGGCCAAGAACAG GTCGCAGCATCACAGATTGTGCGCGGACAGTGCGCGTGGGCTCCTCGGAGGAGAGTGCAGTCCCGGTGGAAGCGCAGGGCGCGCGGATGAGGAGACGCATCTGTCGGTAACGGACAGTGACTCTGACCTGGATGTGTAG